Sequence from the Mauremys mutica isolate MM-2020 ecotype Southern chromosome 2, ASM2049712v1, whole genome shotgun sequence genome:
CTTGTGTCAATGAGGGAGCAAAGCAGAGACTGGAAGCAGCAAAGACAAAACGTTGACATTtatgtttttgttatttttgtttaTCAATCCTAGACTTTTCTGCACACTAAAATGGTTAAAGAGTTATGTTTAAACTGTTTGTGGAGGCTTTTTTGGGTGGGGGTGTATTTAAAGGTTATCGGATAAGGGTCTTTTCTATTTAAGAAAACTCCCGTTTTACATGTTAATACATGGTTAACTGTATGTTAACATGCTGTATTTTAGCAAATATTTTGAGTCATGCAATCCATGGCCTCCAAAAAGGGTTTTAATGGATTTTGTAGCCATCTATCACCTTAAAGTTGCCCATCCCTACAGGTAAGCAGTCCTACAGAAGAGGCAACACAAATGCAAAGTGCAGTGGGGGTAAACTCTGGTTTGAAAAATTAACTTGAAGTTTGTCCGAGCAAGTGATGGAACCTAAACCATTAATTTCTGCCAAAGTTAAGAACTTTCATTATGAAAAAATAGTTTGTACTCTTCTGGGTGCAAAATAATAGTTCCAAATATGAATGTAATGTAAGCTAATACAATGTCATTTGTGTGTGTCAGCACGCTATTACAGTGACTCTGCTGTCACTCAGCTATGGTAAGGAGAACTAGAGTGAAAATAAGACTACAGTTGCACTACTACTATTTCAGAAAATATGGATAGCAGTGAAACTGTCAAGAACCATGCCAATTTCAAGATGGTATTAATTGATAAAGCTACAAGCagcaaaagaaacaaacagtTGTACTAGTCACCACAGAGGAAGACATAACTGAGGTTAGGTGGGAAGAACTGTAGTAGAGGCCTCCTTCTGACAGCAGCTTGGAGGCCACTGAAGAGGGAAAAGGTATTCATTTCATATTTAAATGGAAATCCTCCTTCACAGCTGCCAGGAAGCCCTTGAAGTGGACAAAAAGATATGAGTACTAGGTAGCCAGTATGAAGTGGTGCATCAAAAACTCCTAGTAGCCAGGGACAGATACAAAAGACTGAGCCCCCTGAGCAAGGTCCAGAGAATACCTTGGTATCAATTCCAGGACCCTCCTTTTGCCAAGCAGCATGTGGTGGCAGAGAGTTAAGAGTTCAAGCTAGAACAAAGTCCCCAGACTTCACTGATGCAGGCTCTTCAGTCTTCCCAAATTCTTGCACTCATCCCTGCAATATCTGAGCACATGAGCTAACAGGTTTATAGTAGTATTCTGACTAGTAGATCTGGTAAATTTTTCAAGACATCAGATGAACCTTCCATAAATCTAACTACTACTCAGCTTTGACACAGACTTATATCTTCAAAAGAAATAAGTCTAGCACAACTGGACTGTGAAGACCAGCAGTAAAAATCAATGGAGAGGAAAGAATCTTCCCTATAAATGCAAAAATAGAAATACCTAATAGGGCCggtgtggggggcgggaggagaaggGGACAGGAAAGACAGAAAAGGTGAACACTATAAACTTTAAAAGGAAaagttatatttaatatttttcaagTAAATTTTCTGAAATTTGACACCACGAAAAAAGCACAATTTTTAGATATTTTCCCCAATGAAATTATATTGCTGTAGGCACACATTTCCTCTACAGACAATACAAGTTGATATATATGAGACAACACTATTAAAGAGCCACTAAAAATATTTCTAACCCTGTAAACGTGCTCACTGGGCtgcttacacattttaaaaaactttaaaagCTAAGACAAACACAAACTGACCTAAGCACAAATTTTCAGATTAGTATTCTGTTagaaacttgattttaaaaaaatcattttacttGAGAATTATCTGTTGCAGCATTAAATTAGGATTGTTCCATTCATGTTACTCCACATATAATTTAGATTTAACCACAAGAATTAAAACAATCTAATTTGTAACTGGCTCTTACATCAACTACCAAAGCACTATAACCAGATTGGGACAAGGTAGTATTACTTTCTGCTTCAATGTATACTGCAAATTGAGTTGTAAGAAATAACTAGggaacccaaaaaaaaaaaaaacccaacccaaagaCACTACAGAAAAATTGCTATAATGAAATTGGATTCTTACCCTACGCatggcttcctcctcctcttgaCGCTTTTCATAGTGTGCAAAGTCATCAAAGATTGAGGTGGTATGCTTGAAAGTAGCAATTATTTTAAGCACTTGCTTGGCTTTTTCTAGGGGTACCTCTTGAGTGTCCCTCGAATTGGTAACCGGTTTGTTGTCATTGTTTTCCAAACGAATGTGCCGCAGCTGGTTATTGGGAACGTCTTTGACAAAGATCCACTTAACATCAAACTTCCCCTTCCACTTATCCTGAGACCAGACTCCGGCATATGCATTGTAGTCCACAACAGACTTCATCTCAGCCACTCCACAAAAATGTCCACTGCCATTCACACTGAAGAGTAAATAGAGTGGACCTTTCCCATTCAGGGAACGGTAAGCAGCATCCAAGCGTTTATTACCATGTTCAGTACTACACCAGATAGAGTATTTAATGGAGCGGTGTATATCGTCCTCCGAATAGCTTTTGATTATAAACACACGTCCATTCTTCAGATTCCAATCAAAGTCTTTGGGATTATAGTTGTTTATGGCCTTTAGTTTCTCCAGTACTGGGTGCACCTCCACACCAGGTGAAGAGCTGACAGGTACAACACCTAAGCCAAAGTTTTCGCTGCCAACTCCTCCATTGTTCTGGCTGAAGCCCACGCCCCTGTTACGAGGAGCTACCCAGCGGTTttgcagctgctgttgctgctgcaacTGGTGAGGCTGGGCCTGCTGCTGAGGTCCTTGTTGCTGCTGTGGTTGTGGTGGCTGAGGCTGCTGTTGAGGCAGTTGGCTTTGCACCAATGGTGGTGGTTGAATTAATGGCTGAGGCTGCTGTATTATAGTCTGAGGAGGCAGTATTGGCTGGGAAGGGGGTGCTTTTACCACGGATCCTTTCTCATCCCAAGTTCCAATGTTCATGTTGTGTTTTATAGGAGGTGGTGGTACAGCAGGGCCCCCAATTCCCACATTACCCTTAGGCTTGAGTTTCGGCTGaggtttagcaggcttcctagcGATGGCAGCCCAGGAGGTTGGTTTAGGTGCTGAACTGCTAACTGGGGGCACACTATTTGCTGCAATGCTTGTCATACCTGTACTGCTCAGAGCTGAACCTACAGTTTTTGTCACAGCAGCTGTCATATCCCCACCAATTTTCAGTCCACTCATGCCTTGCTCAATGCTGCTAATCCCAGGCACCTTGCTCAAAGTATCATTGCCAAATCCAGCCTGTCCATCTGCTATGGCTCTACCAAGAGAGCTAGGTGGATAGCCATAGCTGCTGCTATAAGCAGAGCTTTGTGTTGATTGTCCCTGAGATCCACTTGTCCCCCATGTAGAGAAATCTGCATTcccaggaaaaaaattaaatccatGTTGACCAAGGAATGGAGGGGTATTTCCTAAAGCCCCAGGTTGACTAAACACACCATCAGGTATATAGTGATGTTCACCATTGCTCATCTGTCCATAGGTTGTCAAGTATGGCATTGGAGGGTCACCTGCAGTGGACCATGCTGCTTCACTTAGAGAATATGGAAATCCAATGGATGGAGCATAATAACTAGGCATGTATGGGTCTGACATTGGTGGATAGCTGTTACTCTGcaagaaaataaagtaaaatcaGCAGTGGAACTTTCCATCATCAACATAATTCAAGGGAAAATGGCAGGTATCAGACAACAAATAATGTTGATGCTCTATTTACAATATTCCCTTTTCCTTTAAGGCTACAGAAATCTCAAACAGATTTTTATCTGagattatatggagatatacctatctcacagaactggaagggaccccgaaaggtcattgagtccagccctctgccttcactagcaggaccaagtactgattttgccccacatccctaagtggccccctcaaggactgaactcacaaccctaggtttagcaggccaatgctcaaaccactgagctatccctttgaGCCTCACATGCATCAAGTTTATTTTTTCAAAGTTCACTTTAGTCTAAATCCACCTTTTTCTGTAGTAAAAAATTAcatacagtaaaacctcagagttatgaacacctcagaaatggaggttgttcataactctgaaacgtttgcaactctgaacaaaatgttatagtTGTTCTAACAAATGTTTACAAcggaacattgacttaatatagcttcAAAGCTTtaatatgcagaagaaaaatgctgcttttaatcttaatttaaatgaaaaaagcaGAGTTTCCGTACCCTGTccaatcttttttattttttaaacttgccATTTTTTTAGTACTTTACATTTAAcccagtactgtactgtatttgcttcccctccgccccctttggtctctgctgctgccagatTGCATACTTCTGTTTCCAAATGAGGGCGGTGACCGCTCAGTTCATAACTCTAATGTTcacaactctgaggttctactgtatgtaatATCAACCAGAGTATTTACTGTCATCCTAAAGTCTACTATGGGTATGGTGATGTTAACCTTTGATTATAGATAGGCATGGAaggatgagggttttttttttactggtaaaTATCAGTAAGTGCTGATTTCACTGCCTACATACAagccaacaaaaaaaaattccttttgatAACAGAAATTTACAaacaggcaaagaaagaaaaatgctgcttgagaatttaagggtttgatttaagaatatttgtatattttgacatgtaatgTTGACAATGTgctttttaatggttataaagctttaactttttgaatctcaacatctagtGTCATTAAATAGTCTGATTCTACCAGGGTCTGACACTCACAATAATACCAGTAtcttaaaaaaatgctttaaaataaacattgatatctgtcaatttaaaaaacaaaactgaattcTCCCATACCTAGTTATAGACTGATAAAGAACTTGAGAAATTTAGCGCTTAATATATTAAGCAAGATTAAAGATACCCATATGTGAAGAAGAAGCTATTCAACTAACTTGAAGTAGAACTTCAGTAGAGATGGAAATGCTTCATGCAAGTGCTGAGAGACTATTAtaacacaggtttcagagtagcagccgtgttagtctgtatccgcaaaaagaacaggagtacttgtggcaccttaaagactaacaaatttattttagcatgagctttcgtgagctatagctcacttcttcggatacatagaatggaacacacagacaggagacatttatacatacagagaacatgtatGCATGCATATatgtacttccaccttttcatgttctctgtatgtataaatgtctcctgtctgtgtgttccattctatgcatccgaagaagtgagctatagctcacgaaagctcatgctaaaataaatttgttagtctttaaggtgccacaagtactcctgttctttttattataaCACAGGTACATACAATTTGCAAAACTCACATGTTGTTACATTAGTTGTATTTGTTATAAGCAGCTCTTTCTTCATACACAAACCCAGTCTCGATAGACCTTATATTTTATATTACTTAGACATACATGGATTCTTGAAATCCATCTGGTAGCAAAAGAGGTCTCAGAATATTCAGTGTTTTACCAACTAATACTAAGTAACACATTTAAAAGCAAGCAATAAACCAACAACCAGGTGTGAATTCCAACATGAATCCAAATATTGGACACTCCAAGGCCTAGTCATGTGTTACTGCActtaaaaataattagaaaagcTTACAATTATTTTAAGTTTACTGTATTTTAGAAAATAAGTTTCAAACGAGGGCCTTATCCAATCCTTAGAATTAGAATCATGCTATCTATAAGTAAGAGAAACATAAGGATATTCATCAGTAAACATCTACATTGTGTATACCAATTTAAAAGTTCAAACCTGGGCATGCAAAATTACACCACCAAATCAAATTAATTCTTAACAGCAAAGGGACTAAACTaaggtattttttaaataaaattaaaaaataagacAATTTGTAAATATGACTGCAGTTTTCTTATATTTGTTTCTTGCTAAGGTTCTCATtactattaaaatgaaattatgttCAGTGCTTCGTGGAAGAACACCCGGGTGTCTATTCAGTTCTAGATAAGAGATTATAAAAAGTACTCACGCATCTCATAAAAACAGTCCCACAATATTTATAACATCAAACATGAGATTCAATTCAATGGTctagagaagtaatgtaaaatTTGCATGCTGAGTTCACTCCCAGATCCCAGGGCTCATGGAATAAAGGTGCTGAGGAAGCAAAGCATTCAGCCCTTTGAAAGGTATAGCTCAAATCACTTTAAAGACTCCCTTCAGATGACTCAAGTGGCATTGATTGGTTTGCAAAGATGCCACTTCCCgtcttcttctcacagaaaacagcCCAGTGTTGTAACATCAAAGCAggtgggaaggaaaggaaaacccccttcctccatcccaaAAAGAGGATCCTGGAACTTTCAGGTTTATCTTAATTATTGaattaaatgttttaataaaaaattaatttagttttACAAAAGATGGAGGATCCACAGCTCCAGAAAGTGAAGTCATCCATTTACTGGCAGAAAACTTACACAACAGGCAATATTAAAACTTCAGGGGCCTTGATTATGCTATCAATTGTATATtaacaactcccattgacttcagtggtaatCATGTGTACACCATTACTACTACCTAGGGACCCAGGCACTATTGTCTTAACAATATAGCAGGGGTATACTGAACTCACTTAGTTAGAAGGCAAAAAAGTAAAGGATACATCTGATTCTAGAATGCATACATATGCATATCTATCTTAGACACACAGAACCGATTAAACTTAATCTGATCTTTTACTTGAAGCTTCACAAGAACATTACTATTAAAAAGATGACATGTTTTAGACCTATTACAGGCTAAGCATTAAGTTATATTTCAAACATGCAAATTGGTGTAAGATGAGGAAAGCTCAGCTACACAAACTCTGAATATACTTTAGAATAGCAACGAATGCTCACCTGATTTGTCTGGCTACTTAGATATGGCTCAAAGTCATCATCATTTACTGCATCCTTTTGATGAATCGAACCGTTTTGTACTGAAACTGAAAAGCAAGCTTGTATTAGACACTCTTTTAGAATTGTGGTGGTGTAActtaaattcaaaacaaaaaaaccagttCGGTCTTATTTTCTACTAAATTGTCATCTGTATGGTGAACTGCCTGTTCTCCTGGTTTTTGAGAAGCAGAACATCTCGTATTGATTCAATTACCAGGACTTTGTTACATTTTAGATCTCAGAAGTGTTTAAAAGCTAGTACATGATATTTCTCTTTGAGAGAAAAAACCATCTAAAGCCTAGGCTATTGAATCAAATGAGGTAACAAATTTTGATGATATATACATACAGTATTCACAAAAGCACAGCAAGTAAGTTTTGCTTGTAAGATTTAATTCCAAGATAATTTCATTAAACAACTATACATGTTATAAAGTACTTGTTACAAATAATCAGGTAGACAGGTTCTCTTCTGTTTAATCCTACACTGCATTGTTGCATCAATTTTAATGAGTGCTTAGATGACAGTTCTTAGAAAGTAATCCAATGAAGAAACAACAGTGTCTTATAGTTCAGCTCAAGATTTACAAATACTTTTTAGGAAAGGAAATCTTATGTTTCATGAATGACAGAGGTCTGATGGTTTACGATTCGCTTTTTTTCTGTGATAAAGCACCTGCAGACACACTCACTTGGCATAATTTCACAGTGCAGGAGTGTGTCAGAGCGAACCATTTTTCCTGCAGtcataagggggaaaaaaaccaaatgaATTCAGCATTATTGTCTGCAGAAAACTTGTACAATGAAGAACAAACCAAACTGTCATGTCAcagctcaggccttggctacacttgcaaatttgcagcgctgcagcagggtgtgaaaacacaccctctccagcgctgcaaattgcggcgctgcaaagcgccagtgtggtcaaagccccagcactgtacgttattccccacagggaggtggagtacggacagcgctgggagagctctctcccagcgctggcgctttgactacacttagcgcttcaaagcgctgctgcagcagtgctttgaagtgcaagtgtagccatagcctcagtctgTAACTCTACTAAACTGCTTAAGTGTTGAAATGCCCTGTTTCTCAGAGCTTCACATTTATACTAGTATGGTCATAGTGCTATTtccacttttgggggggggggaggcgggaagggagaAATCTGAGTTTATTAACATATCTATGTTACTTTCACTGCAAGAGGAAATTTGCCATACCAAGTTTGTATAACACAgtaaatacactttttaaaactGTATAATATATAGCATAATGAGTACTCAAAGACTTAGGAAAGCAAGTTCCATTACCTCAGGAAGTTCACAATCTAAGGGCAAAATCCTCTGGGAAAAAACATTACTACCTGGGAGGAATGAATACATTTCCCAGTTCCTTCCAGTCCCGGACAGCTTGGAACCAGTGCGAAGTGAGTGGCTCAACAGGTGGATAGGAAGATTATGCAAATGAGCTTCTTACCCACCCCCTTTGGCTCCTACTCTGCTATCCCCTACAACCTTGTAGTAACACTTGCaaggaaagaggagaaagaagCAGGAGCTGAGTCCCTGAAGTGATGTTACCCTCCCTCCCAACATGCTTCCTGCTACCAACTGGGATATCCTATTCTCCCCTTTCCTCTGGGATAACCTAGAATCAGAAGGTGGAAACACAAGACCTTCATATCACTCAATCTCTCCCTCAAAAATGCCAGATTGCTCTCACTTTTTTAGTATTTTGTTTAGAAACAATATTATGAAGTTTCCACCACTTCCAATGGGAGACAAGTCTAGAACCTAATACTTTCCTTGCTCTTTCCTCTAATCTATAACTTGGGATTTCCATGTGAAAGATAGGCAGACCTTCCATGGTACCCCAACACTGCATTATATAGCATATCAGCCTGCTTCACAACACCAAAGCACGATACTTAAACACAATACTTAAGCACTTCTCCAATGTTATACCTAAGGCTAGATTTACATCCCTTTCCCCAGATAGGGCACTGCAGCTACCTAACATCTAACACAGTCACTCTCCAGTGGATGGGAACTGAAGCAAGTATCCCTCTTCACGATACCAATACCACTTTCCAAGCAGATTCAAATTGTCTTGACACAGCTTTGGCTGAGCTCCATGCAAACAGAATATGGACCTAAATTGGACAAGCAGGACAACAGATAACAGTCAGTCAGTCTCAAAGCTGTGTGGGTTCCACAATGAGACCAAATAGTTCTGGATTGCCATACTGTCAATTTCCTAGTGATGAAGAATTCCAGCcctgaaaatgttttattttagctCTTCACTTTAACTTGAACTGgcttattatttaaaaaacaacatagATAGCACCACACATTTAGTCAGTACTTTTCAAACAAGTTAAGATACATGATCTATGCTAAAAGCTCACCAATGTTCCTAATTCACTTTCACCTTGCTTAAACTATTAACTGGTAATTAACCAACAGTTCTCAAAAGCACCATTACCTTAATGCTATCCTCAAAATAAAATTCTATTGCCTACTTCCGTAAATAATTAGTCAATCTACTGACTAATCAGATTTACAGTATGTTCTTTTTACTATAGTTTTGCTTTGAATGAAAATTTTAACAAAATATTAACCTGTATCCTTTTTCACAAGTGATGGACACAAAAATGTAAGAATGAAATTTGCATTTGtgatgcatggctagaaagggttaaacatcctgcaaaataaaccaCCCTCTAAACATatatggggagataatgtttgtgtttttatgtatttacatatgtatgagtagggtttacaatgtaatcaacagttgCTGTCTTATGCTGTCTTCTGATAATTCAaggatcaaaagaacatcctagcatttaaatgaattgtaaacacaggatatctctgtattcatctctctttgaaatgtatagcaaataatctgtgaatggtgtaggaacaagcaaattgccttatgttaattctgtagctaagtaccagtgatggacttcattcaaagtcatcctaattaccttctGTTCCCCGGAGGAAatcccaacttgtcaaagaggacGTGAAATCGTATAAAAaaatccttgggtcctgattctgtcatctcagatctgcttaagcttcaccAGAGGAAGTTTGaatcgcaagactgaggtcctaGTTATGTTGGTACGCtctgaatatgatatttggacacTGGACTATAACGtatgaactgaattctaaaggaactctttgcatCTACAAAGCTCACCAACTCTGCTataagaacgaggagtacttgcagcgccttagagactaacaaatttatttgagcataagctttcgtgggctaaagcccacttcatcagacgcatgcagtgga
This genomic interval carries:
- the YTHDF3 gene encoding YTH domain-containing family protein 3 isoform X1, producing MSATSVDQRPKGQGNKVSVQNGSIHQKDAVNDDDFEPYLSSQTNQSNSYPPMSDPYMPSYYAPSIGFPYSLSEAAWSTAGDPPMPYLTTYGQMSNGEHHYIPDGVFSQPGALGNTPPFLGQHGFNFFPGNADFSTWGTSGSQGQSTQSSAYSSSYGYPPSSLGRAIADGQAGFGNDTLSKVPGISSIEQGMSGLKIGGDMTAAVTKTVGSALSSTGMTSIAANSVPPVSSSAPKPTSWAAIARKPAKPQPKLKPKGNVGIGGPAVPPPPIKHNMNIGTWDEKGSVVKAPPSQPILPPQTIIQQPQPLIQPPPLVQSQLPQQQPQPPQPQQQQGPQQQAQPHQLQQQQQLQNRWVAPRNRGVGFSQNNGGVGSENFGLGVVPVSSSPGVEVHPVLEKLKAINNYNPKDFDWNLKNGRVFIIKSYSEDDIHRSIKYSIWCSTEHGNKRLDAAYRSLNGKGPLYLLFSVNGSGHFCGVAEMKSVVDYNAYAGVWSQDKWKGKFDVKWIFVKDVPNNQLRHIRLENNDNKPVTNSRDTQEVPLEKAKQVLKIIATFKHTTSIFDDFAHYEKRQEEEEAMRRKPIELKRRGNDEVIRVQIED
- the YTHDF3 gene encoding YTH domain-containing family protein 3 isoform X2; translation: MSATSVDQRPKGQGNKVSVQNGSIHQKDAVNDDDFEPYLSSQTNQSNSYPPMSDPYMPSYYAPSIGFPYSLSEAAWSTAGDPPMPYLTTYGQMSNGEHHYIPDGVFSQPGALGNTPPFLGQHGFNFFPGNADFSTWGTSGSQGQSTQSSAYSSSYGYPPSSLGRAIADGQAGFGNDTLSKVPGISSIEQGMSGLKIGGDMTAAVTKTVGSALSSTGMTSIAANSVPPVSSSAPKPTSWAAIARKPAKPQPKLKPKGNVGIGGPAVPPPPIKHNMNIGTWDEKGSVVKAPPSQPILPPQTIIQQPQPLIQPPPLVQSQLPQQQPQPPQPQQQQGPQQQAQPHQLQQQQQLQNRWVAPRNRGVGFSQNNGGVGSENFGLGVVPVSSSPGVEVHPVLEKLKAINNYNPKDFDWNLKNGRVFIIKSYSEDDIHRSIKYSIWCSTEHGNKRLDAAYRSLNGKGPLYLLFSVNGSGHFCGVAEMKSVVDYNAYAGVWSQDKWKGKFDVKWIFVKDVPNNQLRHIRLENNDNKPVTNSRDTQEVPLEKAKQVLKIIATFKHTTSIFDDFAHYEKRQEEEEAMRRERNRNKQ